A single window of Coffea eugenioides isolate CCC68of chromosome 7, Ceug_1.0, whole genome shotgun sequence DNA harbors:
- the LOC113777214 gene encoding uncharacterized protein LOC113777214 — MKPSGVTEKQIRLRDFPFSLKDAAKDWLYYLSAGNITTWAQLKKKFLEKFFPASRAASLRKEICSIKQYPGESLYDYCKRFNKLYTRCPQHQISEQLLIQYFYKGLQSSGRSIIDAASEGALANKTPREAWELIEAMAKNSQQFGFRETVGNMQRANVCGVCTSMDHSTNACLILQRDGAEHVNLAGGVSAPRKQYEPYSNTYNPSWRDHPNFNYGNRQQNSFENRSPRFQQPWQPKPQPPSTDSGDSLADIIKNLAIKDMETPMSQMATAINRLESHDFGKLLSQSETNLKNGSAMTLRSGKEVEGPKLANPKGKSEEKIEKKIEDEGHI; from the exons ATGAAACCTTCTGGGGTCACTGAAAAGCAAATTAGACTTAGAGacttccctttctctctcaaggatgcaGCGAAAGATTGGCTATACTACCTATCCGCAGGTAATATCACCACATGGGCACAGTTAAAAAAGAAGTTTCTAgaaaaattcttccctgcatCTCGGGCTGCGAGTTTGAGGAAGGAGATATGCAGCATCAAGCAGTACCCCGGGGAGTCCTTGTATGATTATTGTAAAAGGTTCAATAAGTTGTACACTAGATGCCcgcagcatcaaattagtgaacaactatTAATCCAATACTTCTATAAAGGGCTCCAGTCATCTGGCAGAAGTATCATTGACGCTGCGAGTGAAGGAGCACTGGCAAATAAAACACCAAGGGAAGCATGGGAGCTCATTGAAGCAATGGCAAAAAATTCTCAGCAATTTGGCTTCCGTGAGA CCGTGGGGAATATGCAACGAGCGAATGTCTGTGGAGTTTGTACAAGTATGGACCATTCCACAAATGCATGTCTCATTTTGCAAAGAGATGGAGCTGAACATGTAAACTTGGCAGGAGGTGTGTCCGCGCCCCGTAAGCAGTATGAACCGTACTCCAACACGTACAACCCAAGTTGGAGAGACCATCCCAATTTCAACTACGGGAATAGGCagcaaaattcatttgaaaatcgCTCTCCAAGATTTCAACAACCATGGCAACCAAAACCTCAGCCTCCGTCTACAGATTCAGGAGATTCTTTGGCAGACATTATCAAGAACCTGGCCATAAAAGATATGGAGACTCCAATGAGCCAAATGGCAACTGCCATTAATCGCCTGGAGTCTCACGATTTTGGAAAATTGCTATCACAATCCGAGACAAATCTAAAAAATGGAAGTGCCATGACACTGAGAAGTGGCAAGGAAGTAGAGGGACCTAAGTTGGCGAATCCAAAAGGTAAAAgtgaagaaaaaatagaaaagaa